In a genomic window of Dyadobacter fermentans DSM 18053:
- a CDS encoding DUF4198 domain-containing protein, whose protein sequence is MFKKQLLIAAFLLCCSAQLFAHALWIQTASKGKAGQKQTVKIIYAEPGDKPEKLGEWYSDVKEFELWLTAPDQKRTKLATVAADDHFTADFTPDQQGVYTLSVGHTSKDLGGTTVYQFNASALVTVGKADAGNNPGANANELSVFADPAKTYKVNSPLNLRGLFKNNGNEKLYVTVASPSGWSKQITTDEKGLAEFVPLWPGTYYIEASKSWKETGTHNGNEYKSFWRCATTLVEVGK, encoded by the coding sequence ATGTTTAAAAAACAACTTCTCATTGCCGCATTTCTGCTCTGCTGCTCTGCCCAACTCTTCGCGCATGCGCTCTGGATTCAAACAGCTTCGAAAGGCAAAGCCGGTCAGAAACAGACCGTTAAAATCATCTACGCCGAGCCGGGAGATAAGCCGGAAAAACTGGGCGAATGGTATTCCGATGTAAAGGAATTCGAACTCTGGCTTACAGCTCCCGACCAGAAACGCACAAAACTCGCGACGGTAGCTGCCGACGACCATTTCACGGCCGATTTCACGCCCGACCAGCAGGGCGTATACACGCTATCGGTGGGCCACACGTCGAAAGACCTGGGTGGAACGACCGTTTATCAGTTCAATGCCAGCGCATTAGTGACCGTGGGTAAAGCCGATGCGGGTAACAATCCCGGTGCAAATGCCAACGAGCTGAGCGTATTCGCCGATCCGGCCAAAACCTACAAGGTAAACAGCCCGCTCAACCTCCGCGGCCTTTTCAAAAACAACGGCAATGAAAAACTATATGTGACGGTGGCGTCGCCATCGGGATGGAGCAAACAAATCACCACGGATGAAAAAGGGCTGGCGGAATTTGTACCACTTTGGCCGGGCACGTATTACATCGAAGCGTCCAAAAGCTGGAAAGAAACCGGCACACATAACGGCAATGAATACAAATCGTTTTGGCGCTGCGCGACAACGCTCGTAGAAGTTGGAAAATAA
- a CDS encoding transcriptional repressor — protein sequence MSLHEQISAYCANHKIRLAEKRVVVADQLLVANEFTDGDTLWRDMRSRGIKISPATVYESLNWLVTTGFAERRFATDSRKNLFGISRSVRNGLAG from the coding sequence ATGTCACTTCACGAGCAAATCAGCGCTTATTGCGCCAACCATAAAATTAGGCTGGCCGAAAAACGGGTCGTTGTGGCCGATCAATTATTGGTGGCCAATGAATTTACGGACGGCGATACGTTGTGGCGTGATATGCGCAGCAGGGGGATCAAGATCAGCCCGGCGACTGTTTATGAATCGCTCAATTGGCTGGTAACGACGGGATTTGCCGAGCGGCGTTTCGCGACCGACAGCCGGAAAAATCTGTTTGGAATTTCGCGGTCGGTACGAAACGGGCTGGCAGGATAA